A single genomic interval of Ramlibacter pinisoli harbors:
- the carB gene encoding carbamoyl-phosphate synthase large subunit gives MAKRTDIKSILIIGAGPIIIGQACEFDYSGVQACKALREEGYKVILINSNPATIMTDPATADVTYIEPITWQTVEKIIAKEKPDAILPTMGGQTALNCALDLWHHGVLDKHKVELIGATPHAIDKAEDRQKFKEAMTKIGLGSARSGIAHSMEEAWTVQKTVGFPTVIRPSFTLGGTGGGIAYNAEEFEVICKRGLEASPTNELLIEESLLGWKEFEMEVVRDKADNCIIICSIENLDPMGVHTGDSITVAPAQTLTDKEYQIMRNASLAVLREIGVDTGGSNVQFAINPKDGRMVVIEMNPRVSRSSALASKATGFPIAKVAAKLAVGYTLDELRNEITGGATPASFEPSIDYVVTKIPRFAFEKFPQADAHLTTQMKSVGEVMAMGRTFQESFQKALRGLEVGVDGMNEKTQDREVLEKELGEPGPERIWYVGDAFAQGLSVDEVYDLTKIDKWFLVQIEEIVKIELELDKLVAQKGEGTLASIDARTLRLLKRKGFSDRRLAKLLKTTDKAVRELRKKLGVRPVYKRVDTCAAEFATNTAYMYSTYEDECEALPTNKKKIMVLGGGPNRIGQGIEFDYCCVHAALALREDGYETIMVNCNPETVSTDYDTSDRLYFEPLTLEDVLEIVDKEKPTGVIVQYGGQTPLKLALGLEAEGVPIIGTSPDMIDAAEDRERFQKLLQELGLRQPPNATARTEPEALEKAQALGYPLVVRPSYVLGGRAMEIVHEQRDLERYMREAVKVSNDSPVLLDRFLNDAIECDVDCLSDGQRTFIGGVMEHIEQAGVHSGDSACSLPPYSLSKETVDELKRQTAAMAKALKVVGLMNVQFAIQQIDGQDVIFVLEVNPRASRTVPYVSKATGIQLAKVAARCMVGQSLESQGIRAEVTPPYFSVKEAVFPFVKFPGVDTILGPEMKSTGEVMGVGKTFGEAFVKSQLGAGTKLPRPTDAVKKVFLTVKNSDKPRAVEVARQLAGMGFDVVATKGTAAAIGAAGIPCGTVNKVTEGRPHVVDMIKNDEICMVINTVEERRNAIADSRAIRTSSLLARVTTFTTIAGAEAAVEGMKYMDNLDVYSVQELHAQLG, from the coding sequence ATGGCCAAGCGCACAGACATCAAGAGCATCCTGATCATCGGGGCCGGCCCGATCATCATCGGCCAGGCCTGCGAGTTCGACTACTCGGGCGTGCAGGCCTGCAAGGCGTTGCGCGAGGAAGGCTACAAGGTCATCCTGATCAACAGCAATCCGGCGACGATCATGACCGACCCGGCCACGGCCGACGTCACCTACATCGAACCCATCACCTGGCAGACGGTCGAGAAGATCATCGCCAAGGAAAAGCCCGATGCCATCCTGCCCACCATGGGCGGCCAGACGGCGCTGAACTGCGCGCTGGACCTGTGGCACCACGGCGTGCTGGACAAGCACAAGGTCGAGCTGATTGGCGCCACGCCGCACGCGATCGACAAGGCCGAGGACCGCCAGAAGTTCAAGGAGGCGATGACCAAGATCGGCCTCGGGTCGGCTCGCTCGGGCATCGCGCATTCCATGGAAGAAGCGTGGACGGTCCAGAAGACCGTGGGCTTCCCCACCGTGATCCGTCCCAGCTTCACGCTCGGCGGCACGGGCGGCGGCATCGCCTACAACGCCGAGGAATTCGAGGTCATCTGCAAGCGCGGCCTGGAAGCGTCGCCCACCAACGAGTTGTTGATCGAGGAATCGCTGCTCGGCTGGAAGGAGTTCGAGATGGAGGTGGTCCGCGACAAGGCGGACAACTGCATCATCATCTGCTCGATCGAGAACCTCGATCCCATGGGCGTGCACACCGGCGACTCCATCACCGTGGCGCCGGCCCAGACACTCACCGACAAGGAATACCAGATCATGCGCAACGCCTCGCTGGCGGTGCTGCGCGAGATCGGCGTCGACACCGGTGGCTCCAACGTGCAGTTCGCGATCAATCCCAAGGACGGGCGCATGGTCGTGATCGAGATGAACCCGCGCGTGTCGCGCTCGTCGGCCCTGGCCTCCAAGGCCACGGGCTTTCCCATCGCCAAGGTCGCCGCCAAGCTGGCCGTCGGCTACACGCTCGACGAACTGCGCAACGAGATCACGGGCGGGGCCACGCCGGCCAGCTTCGAGCCCTCGATCGACTACGTCGTCACTAAGATCCCGCGCTTCGCCTTCGAGAAGTTCCCGCAGGCCGACGCGCACCTGACCACGCAGATGAAGTCGGTGGGCGAGGTCATGGCCATGGGCCGCACCTTCCAGGAGTCGTTCCAGAAGGCCCTGCGCGGGCTGGAGGTCGGCGTGGACGGCATGAACGAGAAGACCCAGGACCGCGAGGTGCTCGAGAAGGAGCTGGGCGAGCCCGGCCCCGAGCGCATCTGGTACGTGGGCGACGCCTTCGCGCAGGGCCTGTCGGTCGACGAGGTGTACGACCTCACGAAGATCGACAAGTGGTTCCTGGTGCAGATCGAGGAGATCGTGAAGATCGAGCTCGAGCTGGACAAGCTGGTGGCGCAAAAGGGCGAGGGCACCCTGGCTTCCATCGACGCCCGTACGCTGCGCCTGCTCAAGCGCAAGGGGTTCTCCGATCGCCGCCTGGCCAAGCTGCTCAAGACCACCGACAAGGCCGTGCGCGAACTGCGCAAGAAGCTGGGCGTGCGCCCGGTGTACAAGCGCGTGGACACCTGCGCCGCCGAGTTCGCCACCAACACCGCGTACATGTACTCGACCTACGAGGACGAGTGCGAAGCGCTGCCGACCAACAAGAAGAAGATCATGGTGCTGGGCGGCGGGCCCAACCGCATCGGCCAGGGCATCGAGTTCGACTACTGCTGCGTGCATGCCGCGCTCGCCCTGCGCGAGGACGGCTACGAGACCATCATGGTCAACTGCAACCCGGAGACGGTGTCGACCGACTACGACACGTCGGACCGGCTCTACTTCGAGCCGCTGACGCTGGAAGACGTGCTGGAGATCGTCGACAAGGAAAAGCCCACCGGCGTCATCGTGCAGTACGGCGGCCAGACACCGCTGAAGCTGGCACTCGGGCTGGAGGCGGAGGGCGTGCCCATCATCGGCACCTCGCCCGACATGATCGATGCCGCCGAGGACCGCGAGCGGTTCCAGAAGCTGCTGCAGGAGCTGGGCCTGCGCCAGCCGCCGAACGCCACCGCCCGCACCGAGCCCGAGGCGCTGGAAAAGGCGCAGGCGCTGGGCTACCCGCTGGTCGTGCGGCCCAGCTACGTGCTGGGCGGCCGTGCGATGGAGATCGTCCACGAGCAGCGCGACCTCGAGCGCTACATGCGCGAGGCCGTCAAGGTGTCGAACGACTCCCCGGTGCTGCTCGACCGGTTCCTCAACGACGCGATCGAGTGCGACGTCGACTGCCTGTCGGACGGCCAGCGCACCTTCATCGGCGGCGTGATGGAGCACATCGAGCAGGCCGGCGTGCACTCGGGCGACTCGGCCTGTTCGCTGCCGCCGTACTCGCTGTCGAAGGAGACGGTCGACGAGCTCAAGCGCCAGACGGCCGCCATGGCCAAGGCCCTGAAGGTCGTGGGCCTGATGAACGTGCAGTTCGCCATCCAGCAGATCGACGGCCAGGACGTCATCTTCGTCCTGGAGGTCAATCCGCGCGCCTCGCGCACCGTGCCGTACGTGAGCAAGGCCACCGGCATCCAGCTGGCCAAGGTGGCCGCGCGTTGCATGGTGGGCCAGTCGCTCGAGTCGCAGGGCATCCGAGCCGAGGTGACGCCGCCGTACTTCAGCGTGAAGGAGGCCGTGTTCCCGTTCGTCAAGTTCCCGGGCGTGGACACCATCCTCGGTCCGGAAATGAAGTCCACCGGCGAGGTGATGGGCGTCGGCAAGACCTTCGGGGAGGCCTTCGTCAAGAGCCAGCTCGGAGCCGGAACCAAGCTGCCGCGGCCGACGGATGCCGTCAAGAAGGTGTTCCTGACCGTCAAGAACAGTGACAAGCCGCGTGCCGTGGAAGTGGCACGGCAGCTGGCCGGCATGGGCTTCGACGTCGTGGCGACCAAGGGCACCGCCGCGGCCATCGGCGCCGCGGGCATTCCCTGCGGGACGGTCAACAAGGTCACCGAGGGGCGGCCGCACGTGGTCGACATGATCAAGAACGACGAGATCTGCATGGTGATCAACACCGTGGAAGAGCGCCGCAACGCCATCGCCGACTCGCGGGCGATCCGCACATCGTCGTTGCTCGCCCGGGTGACGACCTTCACCACCATCGCCGGCGCCGAGGCGGCGGTCGAGGGCATGAAATACATGGACAACCTCGACGTCTACTCGGTCCAGGAACTGCACGCCCAGCTGGGCTAG
- the carA gene encoding glutamine-hydrolyzing carbamoyl-phosphate synthase small subunit, with the protein MLLSQQGAQPPAILALADGTVFLGSSIGAAGSTSGEVVFNTAITGYQEILTDPSYCRQIVTLTYPHIGNYGVNEEDVEASKVHAAGLIIRDLPLVASNFRTSLTLSQYLQRENTVGIADIDTRKLTRLLRTKGAQNGCILALSAGQEVTPAHVERAVAEARKAPAMNGLDLAKVVSVDASYGWDQTEWQLGAGYGRLDQPKYHVVAFDYGVKKNILRMLAERGCKVTVVPAKTPAAEVRKLNPDGVFLSNGPGDPEPCDYAIDATRELVEDGYPTFGICLGHQILALASGAKTFKMKFGHHGANHPVKDLDNGRVSITSQNHGFAVDEKTLPANLRPTHVSLFDGTLQGLARTDKPAFCFQGHPEASPGPHDIGYLFDKFTGLMDQTKK; encoded by the coding sequence GTGCTTTTGTCTCAACAGGGAGCCCAGCCTCCCGCCATCCTGGCACTCGCGGACGGCACGGTCTTTCTTGGCAGTTCCATCGGGGCCGCAGGCTCCACCTCCGGCGAGGTCGTGTTCAACACGGCCATCACCGGCTACCAGGAAATCCTCACCGACCCCAGCTACTGCCGGCAGATCGTCACGCTGACCTATCCGCACATCGGCAACTACGGCGTCAACGAGGAGGACGTGGAGGCCAGCAAGGTCCACGCCGCCGGCCTCATCATCCGCGACCTGCCGCTGGTCGCATCCAACTTCCGCACCAGCCTCACGCTCTCGCAATACCTCCAGCGCGAGAACACCGTCGGCATCGCCGACATCGACACCCGCAAGCTGACCCGCCTGCTGCGCACCAAGGGCGCGCAGAACGGCTGCATCCTGGCGCTGTCCGCCGGCCAGGAAGTGACACCCGCGCACGTCGAGCGGGCCGTCGCCGAAGCGCGCAAGGCGCCCGCCATGAATGGCCTGGACCTGGCCAAGGTGGTGTCCGTCGACGCGTCCTATGGCTGGGATCAGACCGAGTGGCAGCTGGGGGCGGGCTACGGCCGCCTCGACCAGCCCAAGTACCACGTGGTCGCCTTCGACTACGGCGTGAAGAAGAACATCCTGCGCATGCTGGCCGAGCGCGGCTGCAAGGTCACCGTCGTGCCGGCGAAAACCCCGGCCGCCGAGGTGCGCAAGCTCAATCCCGACGGCGTGTTCCTGTCCAACGGCCCGGGTGACCCGGAGCCGTGCGACTACGCCATCGATGCCACGCGCGAACTGGTCGAGGACGGCTATCCCACCTTCGGGATCTGTTTGGGCCACCAGATCCTGGCGCTCGCCTCGGGCGCCAAGACCTTCAAGATGAAGTTCGGCCACCACGGCGCCAACCACCCGGTGAAGGACCTCGACAACGGCCGGGTCTCCATCACCAGCCAGAACCACGGCTTCGCGGTCGACGAGAAGACGCTGCCGGCCAACCTGCGCCCCACGCACGTGTCGCTGTTCGACGGCACGCTGCAGGGCCTGGCCCGCACCGACAAGCCGGCCTTCTGCTTCCAGGGCCATCCCGAGGCCTCGCCGGGTCCGCACGACATCGGCTACCTGTTCGACAAGTTCACGGGCCTGATGGACCAGACGAAAAAGTAA
- a CDS encoding TrmH family RNA methyltransferase translates to MTVIHSAANPQYKVLRLLAQDSTAWRRQGRIWLEGDHLCRAALQRGVQPQLAVYSESCRSDLRLPAAQELVLADVLFRSLSGLESPAAMGFVIGIPEALPVDPRAPTVVLDRLQDAGNVGAVLRSAGAFGFRQVIALKGTAALWSPKVVRAGMGAHFGLRLFDAAGPDSLDTLQLPLLATSSHAGHWLHAAELPWPCAWVFGHEGQGVSPEVATRAALAVRIVQPGGEESLNVAAAAAICLHASAAGNAA, encoded by the coding sequence GTGACGGTCATCCACTCGGCCGCCAACCCGCAGTACAAGGTCCTGCGCCTGCTGGCGCAGGACAGCACGGCCTGGCGGCGGCAGGGTCGCATCTGGCTGGAGGGCGACCACCTCTGCCGGGCCGCCCTGCAGCGCGGCGTGCAGCCGCAGCTGGCCGTCTATTCCGAGTCCTGCCGCAGCGACCTGCGGCTGCCGGCAGCGCAGGAGTTGGTGCTGGCGGACGTACTCTTTCGCAGCCTCAGCGGGCTGGAATCGCCGGCGGCGATGGGCTTCGTGATCGGTATCCCGGAGGCGCTGCCCGTCGACCCCCGGGCGCCGACGGTGGTGCTGGACCGGCTGCAGGACGCCGGCAACGTCGGTGCCGTCCTGCGCAGCGCCGGGGCGTTCGGGTTCCGCCAGGTCATTGCCCTGAAGGGCACGGCGGCCCTGTGGTCGCCCAAGGTGGTGCGTGCCGGCATGGGCGCGCATTTCGGCCTGCGCCTGTTCGATGCGGCTGGCCCCGATTCGCTCGATACCTTGCAGCTGCCTCTGCTGGCAACGAGTTCGCACGCGGGCCACTGGTTGCACGCCGCCGAGCTGCCCTGGCCCTGCGCCTGGGTGTTCGGCCACGAGGGGCAGGGCGTGTCGCCCGAGGTGGCGACCCGCGCGGCGTTGGCCGTGCGCATCGTGCAGCCCGGTGGCGAGGAATCGCTCAACGTCGCCGCCGCCGCGGCCATCTGCCTGCACGCCAGCGCGGCCGGCAACGCCGCCTGA
- the rnhB gene encoding ribonuclease HII — protein MRSSKSSKVEQVKLPWDPIGLMAGVDEAGRGPLAGPVVAAAVILDDSKRIRGLADSKQLTPLQRDRLYDLICEKALCLSIAQASVEEIDRLNIYHATMLAMKRAVEGLRLKPAKVLVDGNALPRIEVLAEAIVGGDAKVKSISAASILAKVHRDRLCKELHEEFPQYGFAAHKGYSTPEHLEALRLHGACRHHRRYFSPVAATMTLSPGGGVTVTPS, from the coding sequence ATGCGATCCAGCAAGTCATCGAAGGTTGAGCAGGTCAAGCTGCCCTGGGACCCCATTGGCCTGATGGCCGGGGTCGACGAGGCCGGCCGTGGCCCGCTCGCCGGTCCCGTGGTGGCGGCCGCGGTCATCCTCGACGACAGCAAGCGGATCCGGGGCCTGGCCGATTCCAAGCAACTCACGCCGCTGCAGCGCGACCGCCTGTACGACCTGATCTGCGAGAAAGCCCTGTGCCTGTCCATCGCCCAGGCGTCGGTCGAAGAGATCGATAGGCTGAACATCTACCACGCGACCATGCTGGCCATGAAGCGGGCGGTCGAGGGCTTGCGCCTGAAGCCGGCCAAGGTGCTGGTCGACGGCAATGCGCTTCCGCGCATCGAGGTGCTGGCCGAAGCCATCGTGGGCGGCGACGCCAAGGTGAAGTCGATTTCGGCCGCCTCCATCCTGGCCAAGGTGCACCGCGACCGCTTGTGCAAGGAACTGCACGAGGAATTCCCGCAGTACGGCTTTGCCGCGCACAAGGGCTACAGCACCCCCGAACACCTGGAAGCCTTGCGCTTGCATGGCGCCTGCCGCCACCACCGCCGGTACTTCAGCCCGGTCGCCGCCACCATGACGTTGTCGCCTGGCGGTGGCGTCACCGTCACGCCGTCGTGA
- the lpxB gene encoding lipid-A-disaccharide synthase has product MEPRVALVAGEASGDLLAGLLLGGMRQRWPGLQAAGIGGPRMAENGFQAWWPHDKLSVRGYVEVLRHYREIVGIRRQLRERLLRERPQLFIGVDAPDFNLDLEVDLRAAGLRTVHFVCPSIWAWRPERIEKIRRACDHVLCIFPFEPDLLARHGVAATYVGHPLANVIPMEADKAAARVALGLPVDGEVVAILPGSRKSEIHALARRFLDAAALVRRSRPAVTWIVPALPALRPAIDAAVQAAGLAGVVKVLDGQSHLALAACDVTLIASGTATLEAALFKRPMVIAYAMNTISWHMMRRQQLQPWVGLPNILCEQFVVPELLQHDATPQALATSLLEWLDAPARMAAVQQTFTELHQRLRRDTATLATDAIQQVIEG; this is encoded by the coding sequence ATGGAGCCGCGCGTCGCGCTCGTCGCGGGCGAGGCATCCGGTGACCTGCTGGCAGGGCTGCTGCTCGGCGGCATGAGGCAGCGCTGGCCCGGGCTGCAGGCCGCCGGCATCGGCGGCCCCAGGATGGCCGAGAACGGTTTCCAGGCCTGGTGGCCGCACGACAAACTGTCCGTGCGCGGCTATGTCGAGGTGCTGCGGCACTACCGGGAGATCGTGGGCATCCGCCGGCAGTTGCGGGAGCGCCTGCTGCGCGAGCGGCCGCAGCTGTTCATCGGCGTGGACGCGCCCGATTTCAACCTCGACCTCGAGGTGGACCTGAGGGCGGCGGGCCTGCGCACGGTGCATTTCGTCTGCCCCTCGATCTGGGCCTGGCGTCCGGAGCGCATCGAGAAGATCCGGCGTGCCTGCGACCACGTCCTGTGCATCTTCCCGTTCGAGCCAGACCTGCTGGCCCGTCATGGAGTGGCGGCAACTTATGTCGGGCATCCGCTGGCCAACGTCATCCCGATGGAGGCCGACAAGGCCGCGGCACGCGTGGCGCTCGGCCTTCCGGTCGACGGCGAAGTGGTGGCCATCCTGCCGGGCAGCCGCAAGTCGGAGATCCATGCCCTGGCTCGGCGCTTCCTGGACGCGGCGGCCCTGGTCCGCCGCTCGCGCCCGGCCGTGACATGGATCGTGCCGGCATTGCCCGCCCTGCGCCCCGCCATCGATGCTGCAGTCCAGGCAGCCGGTCTCGCAGGAGTAGTCAAGGTGCTCGACGGACAGTCGCACCTGGCGCTCGCCGCGTGCGACGTGACATTGATCGCCAGCGGGACGGCCACCCTCGAGGCAGCCCTGTTCAAGCGGCCGATGGTGATCGCCTACGCGATGAACACGATCAGCTGGCACATGATGCGCCGCCAGCAGCTTCAGCCCTGGGTCGGCCTGCCCAACATCCTGTGCGAGCAGTTCGTCGTGCCGGAGTTGCTGCAGCACGACGCGACCCCCCAGGCCCTGGCCACGTCATTGTTGGAATGGCTGGACGCTCCTGCCAGAATGGCGGCCGTGCAGCAGACGTTCACCGAACTGCACCAGCGCCTGCGGCGCGACACCGCAACATTGGCAACGGATGCGATCCAGCAAGTCATCGAAGGTTGA
- the lpxA gene encoding acyl-ACP--UDP-N-acetylglucosamine O-acyltransferase, which produces MAIHPTAIVDARAQIDASVTIGPYAVIGPEVRIGAGTTVGPHAVIEGRTTIGRDNRIFQFASLGGIPQDKKYAGEPCELVIGDRNTIREFTTFNIGSPGGGGVTRVGNDNWLMAYVHLAHDCIVGDNTIFANNSQLAGHVEVGDWVILGGFTVAHQFVRIGAHAMTAMCSLLFADQPPFVMSQGQPAQARSMNFEGLRRRGFSAGRVSAVKAMHKALYRDGITLEEAKQRIADLAAATPEAAPDVTAMLDFLARVSPQRGIVR; this is translated from the coding sequence ATGGCGATCCATCCCACGGCCATCGTCGACGCGCGCGCGCAGATCGACGCGTCGGTCACCATCGGTCCGTACGCCGTCATCGGCCCGGAAGTGCGCATCGGCGCCGGCACCACGGTGGGGCCGCATGCGGTCATCGAGGGCCGCACGACGATCGGCCGCGACAACCGCATCTTCCAGTTCGCGTCGCTCGGCGGCATTCCGCAGGACAAGAAGTACGCCGGCGAACCGTGCGAGCTGGTCATCGGCGACCGCAACACCATCCGCGAGTTCACCACCTTCAACATCGGTTCGCCCGGTGGCGGCGGGGTCACCCGTGTCGGCAACGACAACTGGCTGATGGCCTACGTGCACCTCGCGCACGACTGCATCGTGGGCGACAACACCATCTTCGCCAACAACTCGCAGCTCGCAGGGCACGTGGAAGTGGGCGACTGGGTCATCCTGGGCGGGTTCACCGTGGCGCACCAGTTCGTGCGCATCGGCGCCCACGCCATGACGGCGATGTGCTCGCTGCTATTCGCCGACCAGCCCCCGTTCGTCATGAGCCAGGGCCAGCCGGCCCAGGCTCGCTCCATGAACTTCGAGGGCCTGCGGCGCCGCGGCTTCTCGGCGGGGAGGGTCTCCGCCGTCAAGGCCATGCACAAGGCCCTCTACCGCGACGGCATCACGCTCGAAGAGGCCAAGCAGCGCATCGCCGACCTGGCCGCGGCCACCCCGGAGGCCGCGCCCGACGTCACGGCCATGCTCGACTTCCTGGCGCGCGTGTCGCCGCAGCGCGGCATCGTGCGCTGA
- the fabZ gene encoding 3-hydroxyacyl-ACP dehydratase FabZ, with the protein MDIHQILKLLPHRYPILLVDRVLQVELGKSIRAIKNVTINEPFFTGHFPHRPVMPGVLMLEAMAQAAALLSFATQGVTPDDNTVYYFAGIDGARFKRPVEPGDQLVMDVELLRSKAGIYKFKGVTRVGEEVACEAELMCTMRQVG; encoded by the coding sequence ATGGACATCCACCAGATCCTGAAGCTGCTTCCGCACCGCTATCCCATCCTGCTCGTCGATCGTGTCCTGCAGGTGGAGCTCGGCAAGAGCATCCGCGCCATCAAGAACGTCACGATCAACGAGCCGTTCTTCACCGGCCATTTCCCGCACCGGCCGGTGATGCCGGGCGTGCTGATGCTCGAGGCCATGGCCCAGGCGGCTGCGCTGCTGTCGTTCGCCACCCAGGGCGTCACGCCCGACGACAACACCGTGTACTACTTCGCCGGCATCGACGGCGCCCGCTTCAAGCGGCCGGTGGAGCCGGGCGACCAGCTGGTGATGGACGTCGAATTGCTGCGCTCCAAGGCCGGCATCTACAAGTTCAAGGGAGTGACGCGCGTGGGCGAGGAGGTCGCCTGCGAGGCCGAGCTCATGTGCACCATGCGGCAGGTGGGCTGA
- the lpxD gene encoding UDP-3-O-(3-hydroxymyristoyl)glucosamine N-acyltransferase, translating to MQLRLGDLVDSLGGELHGPREAAIDGLAPLESATPTQLSFLSNPKYQQQLAATRATCVIVSPAMREAAVARGPAIVADDPYLYFARVTRLWKARSAPADTGPAVHTSAVVDPQAVVDPSARIGPLCVVERGARIGAGTVLKSRVTVGEGCTIGARCILHPGVVIGADGFGFAPNQGAWEKIEQLGAVRIGDDVEIGANTCIDRGALADTVIEDGVKLDNLIQVGHNVRIGRNTAIAGCAGIAGSAIIGAHCTIGGSAGILGHLTIADHVHISSFTLVSRSIHKPGHYTGIFPIDDNASWEKNAASLKQLHALRDRVRSLEKKFP from the coding sequence GTGCAACTCCGACTGGGCGATCTGGTGGACTCGCTCGGCGGCGAGTTGCACGGTCCGCGCGAGGCCGCGATCGACGGCCTGGCACCCCTGGAGTCGGCCACGCCGACCCAGCTGAGCTTCCTCAGCAATCCCAAGTACCAGCAGCAGCTGGCCGCCACCCGTGCGACCTGCGTCATCGTGTCGCCGGCCATGCGCGAGGCCGCCGTGGCGCGAGGACCGGCCATCGTGGCCGACGACCCATACCTGTACTTCGCCCGCGTCACGCGGCTGTGGAAGGCGCGCAGTGCGCCGGCCGACACCGGCCCGGCCGTCCATACCTCCGCGGTCGTCGATCCGCAGGCAGTCGTCGATCCGTCCGCGCGCATCGGCCCCTTGTGCGTCGTCGAGCGCGGCGCGCGCATCGGAGCGGGCACCGTGCTGAAGTCGCGGGTGACGGTGGGGGAGGGCTGCACCATCGGGGCGCGCTGCATCCTCCATCCGGGCGTGGTGATCGGCGCCGACGGTTTCGGCTTCGCGCCGAACCAGGGCGCCTGGGAAAAGATCGAGCAGCTCGGCGCCGTGCGCATCGGCGACGACGTCGAGATCGGTGCCAACACCTGCATCGACCGCGGCGCACTGGCCGACACGGTGATCGAGGACGGCGTGAAGCTCGACAACCTGATCCAGGTCGGCCACAACGTCCGCATCGGCCGCAACACGGCCATCGCGGGCTGCGCGGGCATCGCGGGCAGCGCCATCATCGGGGCCCATTGCACCATCGGCGGGAGCGCCGGCATCCTGGGCCACCTGACCATCGCCGACCACGTGCACATCTCCTCGTTCACGCTGGTCTCGCGTTCCATCCACAAGCCCGGCCACTACACCGGCATCTTCCCCATCGACGACAATGCGTCGTGGGAGAAGAATGCTGCCTCGCTCAAGCAGCTGCACGCCCTGCGCGACCGCGTCCGGTCGCTCGAGAAGAAATTTCCATGA
- a CDS encoding OmpH family outer membrane protein encodes MKSIIRPSAWVLASLLAFSVPAWAEDFRVGFVNTDRIFREANSAKAAQAKLEQEFSKREKELNDQAAGLKGQADKFEREAPTLSESQRQQRQRQIIDQNRDFERKRREFQEDLNARKNEELQQVLERANRIVKQVAEAEKYDLVLQEAVYINPKHDITDKVIKALNAAR; translated from the coding sequence ATGAAGTCCATCATCCGTCCTTCCGCGTGGGTGCTCGCGAGCCTGCTGGCGTTCAGCGTGCCCGCCTGGGCCGAGGACTTCCGTGTCGGTTTCGTCAACACGGATCGCATCTTCCGCGAAGCAAACAGTGCCAAGGCGGCACAGGCCAAGCTCGAGCAGGAATTCTCCAAGCGCGAGAAGGAACTGAACGACCAGGCCGCCGGCCTCAAGGGCCAGGCCGACAAGTTCGAGCGCGAGGCGCCGACCCTGTCGGAAAGCCAGCGCCAGCAGCGGCAGCGCCAGATCATCGACCAGAACCGCGATTTCGAGCGCAAGCGGCGCGAGTTCCAGGAAGACCTGAACGCCCGCAAGAACGAGGAACTGCAGCAGGTGCTCGAACGCGCCAACCGCATCGTCAAGCAGGTCGCCGAGGCCGAGAAGTACGACCTGGTGCTGCAGGAAGCGGTCTACATCAATCCCAAGCACGACATCACCGACAAGGTGATCAAGGCGCTCAACGCCGCCCGGTGA